GGCGGGAAGCATCTTTGCCCCATAGAGCGTCCCGGCGATGGGCTCGGCGAAAAGAAAAAAGACCAGGGCTAAGGCCCCGGCCGCCCCGGCCGTGAGGCGGCAAAGGGCCATGGCAAGGTCCGCCCCCTGCGCCTTCCCTTCTCCGCCTGGGGCGGCGAAAAGCCGGGCCAGGGCCGGAAACGCGGCCAACATGACCGCCTGGAAAATGACCTGGAAACGCAGGACGAGATCGTGGGGCGTCTGGAAGAAGGCCACGTCCTCAGGCGAACCGAGCCATTGCAGCACCAGCACGTTGACCCGGAAAAGGTTCTGCACCAGGACCACGGACAGTCCGATGACCAGCGAGACGCCCAGCATGGGCCAGACGAACCCCAGTCCGGCCGAAAGCCTGGGCCGTTCGTAATCGCGCACGACCACGAACCAGGAGGCCAGACAGTGCCCGGCCAGGGCCAGGCATAAGGCTCCAAGCAGGCCGATGGCCCCGAGATCCAAAAAGATCGCCACGGCGAGAAGCGCCCCCCACAACAGGCTTTGCATGACCGCCAGGAGGCATTCGGGCCGCATGCGCTCGTGGGCCTGGAACACCGCCCCGGCCAAAAGCCCCATGGACCGGAAGGCCTCCGCCCCAAGCGCCACGGCCACGGCGGCCAGCCCGGTCCGCGATCCGGCCGGGGAAAGACCTGCGAAACCGGCCAGACCCAGCCCGGCCAGGACGATGAGGGAAAGCCTGATCAGCACCCCCGCGCCCAGGATCGCCCCGGCCTCGCCCGCGCCCCGGCCGGTTTCGCGCACCAGGAATTGCTGGATGCCGCAGTAGCTCACGGACAGGATGGCCCCGGCCACGGCCAGGGCGGAAAGGTATTCGCCGAGACCGTCCAGGGACAGACTCCGGGCCACCACGATGGCCGCGACAAAGCCCATGGCCGCCTGGATGCCGCGCGAGGCGGCCGACCACAGGATATTGGCCGCCACCCCGTGAGGCCTGGGCTGAAGGGGTTTCAACTCGCGCCTTGCCATCTGCGCCTGCGGTGTTGCGGAGTTTCGTGCACGCAATGTGCGGGTTGCGGCCTGTTTGTATGGAAAGCTCCGCCGAAAGTCGA
Above is a genomic segment from Desulfolutivibrio sulfodismutans DSM 3696 containing:
- a CDS encoding oligosaccharide flippase family protein translates to MAANILWSAASRGIQAAMGFVAAIVVARSLSLDGLGEYLSALAVAGAILSVSYCGIQQFLVRETGRGAGEAGAILGAGVLIRLSLIVLAGLGLAGFAGLSPAGSRTGLAAVAVALGAEAFRSMGLLAGAVFQAHERMRPECLLAVMQSLLWGALLAVAIFLDLGAIGLLGALCLALAGHCLASWFVVVRDYERPRLSAGLGFVWPMLGVSLVIGLSVVLVQNLFRVNVLVLQWLGSPEDVAFFQTPHDLVLRFQVIFQAVMLAAFPALARLFAAPGGEGKAQGADLAMALCRLTAGAAGALALVFFLFAEPIAGTLYGAKMLPAAPCLRILALGTLPLALGMLWSQVLIARGGQRRALFVNAAALGVNLVLSLVLIPPYGVIGAAGAALAAYTASWLGSLSASRGEGSGGLSGCVNLGVLAAMGGGLMVAAALPGGWGGPAGLAAYVALVAVLRGAGVGDIRVLARCVRPVSRP